The following DNA comes from Mycobacteroides immunogenum.
TGGCCGCGAATTCGTCGCCTTGGCCGATGGGCGCGCCGGATCCCTTGGCGCGCCCGATGACTCGTTCCTGTTCGGTGAGGACCGTGCGGTCCCAGCTTTCGATCAGCATGCGAATGCGCCGCGCGACCAGATAGGTGCCGCCCGCCATCCAATCGGGATTGTCGCCCTTGGCCACCCAGACGCTGGCGTCGACCTTGGCGGTGTCCTCGGCCTTGATGTTGCGGGTACCGTCCTTGAAACCGAACAGGTTTCGCGGCGTCGCCTGTGATCGGCTGGTCGAGGAGGTGCGGCCGAATCCGAGCTGCGACCACTTGACCGCGACGGTGCCGAAGCCCACGCGCGCCAGATTGCGGATCGCGTGCACCGCGACCTGAGGGTCGTCGGCACAGGCCTGGATGCAGATATCGCCGCCGCAGCGCGCCGGATCAAGTTTCTCGTTGCGGAACTTCGGCAGTTCCTGCAACGGTGGCGGCAGCTTGTCGGCGACACCGAATCGGTCCACCCCGCCCTTGCGGAAAAACGATGGCCCGAAGCCGATCGTCAGTGTCAGAGCGGAGGCCGCCAGATCCAGGGCTTCGCCGGTATCCGTGGGCGGTGAGTACGGATTGCCCTCTATCGCGCCGCCGGGTGTGGTCTCCTGGCCCTGAGTCATCCGCTCGGCCATCTCGGTCCACTGGCGCAGCATGGCCTGGACCTCGCCGCGAGTGGCGTTGGGCATGATGTCAAAGGCGCAGAAGTGCATCCGGTCCTGCGCCGGGGTGACGACCCCGGCCTGATGGTCGCCGCGGAACGGGACCTTGACGTTGACCGGGCCGGTGCCGGCCGCGCTCGCACGGCCACCCAACACTCCCGCCCCGGCGGCGCCGGCGACGGCGGCGGTGACTCCCGCCGCGCCCAGCAGCTTGCGACGGTTGAACCCGCTGCTCATGCCGGGTTCTCTGCGCGCGAGCCGCTCATCGTCCGGCGACGACACCCTGTACCTCGCTGACCTCCTTGGACAACGCGTCAATGGCGTGCGCCAGCTCGATGCGCTGGTCTTGGGTCACGGTGTCGTACAGGACGAATCCGTCGCCCTTGCGGTACTTGCCCAAGAGAGCGTCGACTTCCTTGAATCGCTTGTCGATCGCCTGTCCCAGTTCAGGTTTGCGTTCGTCGAGGATCGGCCGCACGGTCGCGATGGCGTTTTGTGAGCCGTCGAGGTTGGCCTGGAAGTCCCACAGGTCGGTGTGGCTGAAGGTTTCTTCTTCACCAGAGATCTTTGTCCTGGCCACCTCATCGAGCAGCGTCTGCGCGCCGCCCGCGATCTTGGTGGTGTTGATGTCGAAGTCCTTGGCCCGCACGCCGTCCGAGAGCTCCTTGATGTCCTTGAGCAGTTGATCGGCGATCGCGTCGGTGTCCGGCTGCAGGCCTGTCACCCACAGGTCCTTCTCCAGCCGGTGATAGCCGGTCCACTTCTCGCCGGGCTGAAGGTCGGCCTCGCGCAGGTCGATTCGCGGGTCGAGGTCATTCGGGAAGGCCTCGGCGACTGGCTCGATCCGCTCGTAATACACCCGGCTGGTTGGGTACTGGGCCTTGGCAGAGGCGATGTCCTTGGCCTTGACCGCTTCGACGAACTTGGCGGCCGATTCACTCAGGGCGTCGACCTGGCTGATCACGTAGCCGCGGTAGCGGTCAGTGGCGTCCTTGAACTTGCCTTCAGCGTCCAGTTTCACCGCGGCGCCGGTAATGGTGAAGTCGCCACGAATGCCGTCGCCGATCATGCCGGGCTTGCACGCGGTCTGGTAGGTGCCGGGCTCGGTGAACTGCACGATGAGCTTGCGGCTGATACCCGAGCCGATGTTCTCCACCTCACCGAGGGCGCGGTCGCCCTTATCGTAGACGTAGAACTCGGTGACCTTCGAGCCGTTGTTGGTCACATTGAAAGTGACTGGGCCCGTTGTGCCCTCGGTCTTGGATACCTGGCAGCTGGAGTCGGTGGCGGTGACGCTGATCTCCTGGCCGCCGGCGGCGCCGCTCTGTACCGGCTCCTTGGGAGTGCAGCCGGCCAGCGCCGCGCCGGTGGCCACCGCAAGTGCGGCAGAAACATAGGCGAGTGGTGATCTCATCCAGCGGTCCTCTCGGGTTGGGCTTCGGGGGTGGTGGCCACCTTGGGTGCGGTGACCACCGGACGCAGGAACAGGCCGAGCACAACCACCAGGTAGATGAGCCAGCCTGTCAGCTGCAGCACCGTCGGGGTCGGTGTGATGTTGAAGATTCCGCGCAGCAGCTCGCCGTACCACGCGCTCCAGTCGAACCAGCCGGTGATGTCAAAGGCCTTGTTCGACAAGCCGGGTAACCATCCGACGGTCTGCAGGGCACCGATGCCATAGGAGAGGATGCCGGCCGCGACAACCACCAGGAACGCGCCCGTGTACTTGAAGAACTTGCTCAGGTTGATCTTGATCGCACCGCGATACATGCCGTACGACAGGGCCGCCGCCGCGGCGACCCCTGTCACGAGTCCTGCCAGGGGCCAGGCGGTTTCGGCCTTGGCGTACCCCACCATGAACAGTGCGGTCTCGACGCCCTCGCGTCCGACCGACAGAAAGGCGACGGTCAGTACGGCCAGTGCGCCGGCCTCCAGCGCCTGAGCCATCCCGTGGCGCAGCTCACCGGCGATGCTGGCCGCCGCGGTGCGCATCCACAGCACCATGGTGGTGACGATGGCGACAGCCACCAGCGAGGCCACCCCGGCGATCGCTTCGGCCCCGAGATCGCTGATGGTGTTACTGCCGAAATGGATCGTCAGGAAGATGGCCAAGGTCATCGCGATGGCGCCGGCGACACCCAGCCACACCCACTTCAGGGCGTCGCGGCGGTTGGACTTCACCAGGAACGCGATCAGGATCATCACGACGATCCCGCATTCGAGTCCTTCGCGTAGCCCGATGAGGCCGCTGCTGAAGTATTGCGAGAAGTGTGTCGGCCCGTCGGCCAGGACGCCGATGCTGCGCATGTGCAGGGTCCTTTTCCTTCTATTGACTTTGGCTAGCCAATGCTTGCCAAGGTGCGGCTGACCTTACCTGAAATGAGGGCCGCAGAGCATCGGCTGCGCAGACATGTGGCCAGCTCATGCGACGATGGAGGGCAATCCATCGCACCGTCTAGGAGTTCTGTCGTGTCGTCCCTTGCTGTGCGCTCCCTCTCGGCGCGCTTCGGGCGAATCGTGCTCGTCGTCTCCATCTCGGTGTTTCTGCTGGCAGCGGGCTGCTCCTGGCAGCTGGGCGGCCGCAATCCACTGCCGCAGGGGGTGCCGCCACCCACCGGTGATGCGGTGCCCGATATCGCGACACCGCCCGCACATATCCAGGGCCGTCCCGCCGATCAGCTCCGCGAGTGGTCGACACCCCGCGCGGAGAAGACGGGTATTCCCGTCATCGCGCTGGAGGCGTACGCCTATGCGGCCAAGGTTGCCGAGAGGGAGAATCCGCGCTGCAAGATCGCGTGGACCACGCTGGCCGGGATCGGCACCGTGGAGAGCCACAACGGCACCTACCACGGTGCTGAACTGCAGCCCAATGGCGATGCTTTGCCGCCGATTCGTGGGGTACGGCTGGACGGGTCCAACGGAAACCTGCGGCTCCCCGACACCGACAAGGGCGCGCTGGACGGCGACGCGAATCAGGACCGGGCGATGGGGCCCATGCAGTTCATCCCCGAAACCTGGCGTATCTACGGGGTGCGCGCGGCCGGTGACGGCGAGCCGAGCCCCGACAACATTGACGACGCGGCACTGTCGGCGGCCGGATATCTGTGTGCGCGTGGCGGCGACCTGAGCACCACCGACGGCTGGATCAAGGCGCTCTGGGCCTACAACATGTCGGACGTGTATGCCGAGCAGGTCCGGGACTGGGCTACGGCCTACGCCAAGGGCGCCACGCTGTAGCACTAGTCTGTTACCCGACCACCGGAGCACCCCCCGAAGGAGAGACTGTGCCGATTCTTGAGCAGGTAGGCGCCCGCGAGATCCTCGATTCACGCGGCAACCCGACCGTCGAGGTCGAGGTTGTCTTGACCGACGGCACGTTCGCACGGGCGGCCGTTCCCTCCGGCGCGTCCACCGGTGAGCATGAGGCCGTGGAGCTGCGTGACGGCGGTGCCCGGTATGGCGGCAAGGGTGTGACCAAGGCGGTGAACGCCGTGCTGGACGAGATCGCTC
Coding sequences within:
- the efeB gene encoding iron uptake transporter deferrochelatase/peroxidase subunit, with the translated sequence MSSGFNRRKLLGAAGVTAAVAGAAGAGVLGGRASAAGTGPVNVKVPFRGDHQAGVVTPAQDRMHFCAFDIMPNATRGEVQAMLRQWTEMAERMTQGQETTPGGAIEGNPYSPPTDTGEALDLAASALTLTIGFGPSFFRKGGVDRFGVADKLPPPLQELPKFRNEKLDPARCGGDICIQACADDPQVAVHAIRNLARVGFGTVAVKWSQLGFGRTSSTSRSQATPRNLFGFKDGTRNIKAEDTAKVDASVWVAKGDNPDWMAGGTYLVARRIRMLIESWDRTVLTEQERVIGRAKGSGAPIGQGDEFAAIDFTGKKPDGEPLLDVDAHVRLASAEELGGIEILRRGYNFTDGSDGFGHLDAGLFFIAFMRNPQNQFIPMQRKLATSDALNEYILHTGSAIFACPPGLGPKEYWGQELFG
- the efeO gene encoding iron uptake system protein EfeO, which translates into the protein MRSPLAYVSAALAVATGAALAGCTPKEPVQSGAAGGQEISVTATDSSCQVSKTEGTTGPVTFNVTNNGSKVTEFYVYDKGDRALGEVENIGSGISRKLIVQFTEPGTYQTACKPGMIGDGIRGDFTITGAAVKLDAEGKFKDATDRYRGYVISQVDALSESAAKFVEAVKAKDIASAKAQYPTSRVYYERIEPVAEAFPNDLDPRIDLREADLQPGEKWTGYHRLEKDLWVTGLQPDTDAIADQLLKDIKELSDGVRAKDFDINTTKIAGGAQTLLDEVARTKISGEEETFSHTDLWDFQANLDGSQNAIATVRPILDERKPELGQAIDKRFKEVDALLGKYRKGDGFVLYDTVTQDQRIELAHAIDALSKEVSEVQGVVAGR
- the efeU gene encoding iron uptake transporter permease EfeU, with the translated sequence MRSIGVLADGPTHFSQYFSSGLIGLREGLECGIVVMILIAFLVKSNRRDALKWVWLGVAGAIAMTLAIFLTIHFGSNTISDLGAEAIAGVASLVAVAIVTTMVLWMRTAAASIAGELRHGMAQALEAGALAVLTVAFLSVGREGVETALFMVGYAKAETAWPLAGLVTGVAAAAALSYGMYRGAIKINLSKFFKYTGAFLVVVAAGILSYGIGALQTVGWLPGLSNKAFDITGWFDWSAWYGELLRGIFNITPTPTVLQLTGWLIYLVVVLGLFLRPVVTAPKVATTPEAQPERTAG
- a CDS encoding lytic transglycosylase domain-containing protein, whose product is MSSLAVRSLSARFGRIVLVVSISVFLLAAGCSWQLGGRNPLPQGVPPPTGDAVPDIATPPAHIQGRPADQLREWSTPRAEKTGIPVIALEAYAYAAKVAERENPRCKIAWTTLAGIGTVESHNGTYHGAELQPNGDALPPIRGVRLDGSNGNLRLPDTDKGALDGDANQDRAMGPMQFIPETWRIYGVRAAGDGEPSPDNIDDAALSAAGYLCARGGDLSTTDGWIKALWAYNMSDVYAEQVRDWATAYAKGATL